Proteins encoded within one genomic window of Halocatena marina:
- a CDS encoding amino acid-binding protein, with protein sequence MFDEIMGKFENSPSQQAVIRLLLERGFSVNDEGRVVSGGIEIPNTGIAREIDVDRRVVDATTDAILEDENLRRIFQNISAVPSLKALAPVLDLTVLTVYVIDADAPGIVATVTNLIAEQDISIRQTVSEDPEFTDEPTLSIITDATLPGDLINNIRMLSFVRKIEIE encoded by the coding sequence ATGTTCGATGAGATTATGGGAAAGTTCGAGAACAGCCCGAGCCAGCAGGCTGTCATTCGACTGTTGCTCGAACGGGGCTTCTCCGTGAACGATGAGGGCCGCGTCGTGTCGGGCGGCATCGAGATCCCGAACACGGGGATTGCCCGCGAGATCGATGTCGACCGTCGAGTGGTCGACGCGACGACCGATGCGATCCTCGAAGACGAGAATCTGCGGCGAATCTTCCAGAACATCTCTGCTGTGCCCTCGTTGAAAGCGCTCGCGCCAGTGCTCGATCTCACTGTCCTGACTGTGTACGTGATCGACGCCGACGCCCCCGGTATCGTCGCAACCGTGACGAATCTCATCGCCGAGCAGGACATCTCGATTCGACAGACCGTTAGTGAGGATCCCGAATTCACAGACGAACCAACGCTCTCGATCATCACCGACGCGACACTCCCCGGTGATCTCATCAACAACATCAGAATGCTCTCGTTCGTCCGGAAGATCGAAATCGAGTAA
- the hisB gene encoding imidazoleglycerol-phosphate dehydratase HisB encodes MSDRNAAVTRATAETEVEVTLGIDGDGETTIDTGIGFFDHMLESFAKHGLFDLTVRCDGDLDVDDHHTIEDVAITLGEALEEALGDKRGIVRFSDRRIPLDEAVASVVLDVSGRPLFQFEGSFSQSQVGEMTSQMASHFARSLAMNGGLTLHASVEGENAHHEIESLFKCLGRSLDDATRLDERRTDTPSTKGEL; translated from the coding sequence ATGAGCGACCGGAACGCCGCCGTCACGCGAGCGACCGCGGAGACGGAAGTCGAGGTGACGCTCGGTATCGATGGCGACGGTGAGACGACCATCGACACCGGCATTGGATTTTTCGATCACATGCTCGAATCGTTTGCCAAACACGGACTGTTTGACCTCACTGTCCGCTGTGATGGTGATCTCGATGTCGACGATCATCACACTATTGAGGATGTTGCCATCACGCTCGGGGAGGCACTGGAGGAGGCACTTGGTGATAAGCGGGGAATCGTTCGCTTCTCCGACCGGCGCATTCCATTGGACGAGGCCGTCGCAAGCGTCGTTCTCGATGTGAGTGGCCGTCCGTTGTTCCAGTTCGAGGGATCGTTCTCTCAATCTCAGGTTGGGGAGATGACGAGTCAGATGGCTAGTCATTTTGCTCGCTCGCTCGCGATGAACGGTGGGTTGACGCTGCACGCGAGTGTCGAAGGCGAGAACGCTCATCACGAGATCGAGTCGCTGTTCAAATGCCTCGGTCGCTCACTCGATGATGCGACGCGACTCGACGAGCGGCGGACGGACACGCCGAGCACGAAGGGAGAGCTTTGA
- a CDS encoding LuxR C-terminal-related transcriptional regulator has translation MSDSNPNSILSHGERVVAELLADGLSTEEIAATRDVSHEEVEKSIDRIYEKTERALVTLAESPFTTEVGVKNEETRANVVKAFDDDSEGGSSKRADL, from the coding sequence ATGAGCGACTCCAATCCCAACTCTATTCTCAGCCACGGCGAGCGCGTTGTTGCAGAGCTGCTCGCAGACGGACTATCGACAGAGGAAATCGCTGCTACCCGTGACGTCTCACACGAGGAAGTAGAGAAATCGATCGACCGCATCTACGAGAAGACCGAACGAGCGCTCGTAACGCTCGCGGAAAGTCCATTCACCACCGAGGTGGGAGTAAAAAACGAGGAAACGAGAGCCAATGTGGTGAAAGCATTCGACGACGATTCGGAGGGAGGCTCTTCCAAGCGAGCGGATTTGTAA